A single window of Anomalospiza imberbis isolate Cuckoo-Finch-1a 21T00152 unplaced genomic scaffold, ASM3175350v1 scaffold_48, whole genome shotgun sequence DNA harbors:
- the LOC137466945 gene encoding maestro heat-like repeat family member 5: MLRSFFLPFIQDNSHVQLLSILLFQTLMSLPLEKEEKALKTHVRQSLLPLFFHCHDENQHVAQVSQETLLCVAEFLKRRDLQKLVKNKKLWKFTECLLADDRSRAAEHLRRALQYLDSPQQSLREEAIRFIGEP, from the exons atgctgaggtctttttttcttcctttcatacaggacaatagccatgtgcagctgctctccatactgctcttccaaacattgatgtctcttccactggaaaaggaagaaaaggccctgaagacacacgtgcgccagagcctgctgccactcttcttccactgccatgatgagaatcagcatgtggcacag gtttctcaggaaacgctgctttgtgtggctgagttcctgaagaggagggatcttcaaaaactggtgaagaacaagaagctgtggaagttcaccgagtgcctg ctggccgacgacaggagccgagcggccgagcacctgcgccgggccctgcagtacctggacagcccgcagcagtccctgcgagaggaggccatcaggttcatcggtgagccgtga